One Callospermophilus lateralis isolate mCalLat2 chromosome 13, mCalLat2.hap1, whole genome shotgun sequence genomic window, TGTAATTATGGCCTACATAAATTACACCAATTTCTCTTGGAAACTCAGAATACTTATCAGGCACATCTTTCTTCCTCCCAGCTTTGGAACAGAGGAACCTGGGCTCCAAACCTCAATGACCTGGTCATCTTCTCTCCTGAAGTATGAAGGCAGAACCACTCTGTGGCACCAGAGCCACCCTTTGGCCCCACTCTCAGAACAAAAGCAGATTTGCAGCTGTGGCCCCAGGTCTGTCCTCACCAGCATCAGGTGCTCCTCCCTGTCTGGGTCAGATCCAGGATCCTTGACTATTTCACTGGGAACGGGGAAGCTGCGAATGCAGTGGGGGCAGAATTCTGTCTCAGCAAATCTCAGACCCTGGCCTCAAAGCACTAGTTCAGGAATTCCTGCCTTTCAGGCTGTGTGACAAGAGGTAAATCCCCAGAGTATGTAGGTAGCAGAGGGCCTGCAGCATAGTCAGCACAAAGGCCCTATCCAGAACCCAGCTGGGCTGCAGGACCAAAGAGGTCCAATAGCCTGAggggcagggcaagagagcagggCCTGTGGCTACACTGAGCTTCAGAAACTGGGAGAAAGGGACTGGGAAAAGGAGGGAACATTGGGTGGTGGTGGTTTTGCCAAACTGAGCTGACACTATGCCCACTTGAATTAAAAGCTATAAGCCAggtttggtggcacacacctgtaataccagggaggttgaggcaggagaatttccagttcaaggccagccttggtaacctagtgagcctgtctcaaaataaactagaaaggactgggatgtaattcagtggttatGAGCTCCTGTGTTTAATTCCcagcagaaacaaaaacaaacaaaaaaaccttataAAACTGGGATGGCCAGTTtggtagtagagtacttgcctagcaggtaCGAGGCCTTGGGGTCTACCTTTTTTTTCCTAtcttgaaaaaaaacaaaaatttataaatttcCCTTCTCTAGTTCTGTCACCAGAAAAGTCTTGAAAACACAAGGAGCCCCGGGGGCACAGCAGTGGAAGATGGACAGTTCCAAGTACTTACTGTCCCTCCCAGGTTCCCTCTTATAAGCAGCCTTCATGGGAGAAGGAGTAATGAGGTCATATCCCTCACTGCTTGGGCTCAGTGGGGGCCCTGAGATGGGCCTGgggggccaaagaagtaatctggtcaggaaggacttctgagtcagcatcttcaagtttgctgggagctgttCATTAATACTTTTTTGGGGATGGGCTTTGGGCCTAGGGCTTTTcctggacttcattaacattccaagagttgttcaacttttcccagaattcattctaaacatggcctccattttggatcttactcgatattagacccaatttacctaactacactgactacctaactttaaatctggcttcaatatcTTCAGGGTCCCTTGATGACCAAGCAGTTGACAGAAGCACCCTGTACCAGCCCCATGGATGCCATCATCCCTCCATTTGGCTCCTAGTCCTAGGAGCTCTGATCATGAAGGAAGGACAGGACTTAGTTCCATTTACATAATATTTCACCCTTATGACAGCCATGCGGTCATAAGGTTTTATAGTTGAGGACACTGGGACATGGAGACCTTCAGAGACATGCTCAAGGTTTGAGAGTGGTAGGGGTCTGAATTTGAATCTATGTGTACATGGATCAGGGAGGCGCCTTTGCAGCTGGTAGTGTCCTGATACTCCAGAAGCCTGACCCCAGACAGGGAATCTCTGCAACGCAAGTGATACCTTCTTCAAAGCTGCCGCCAGATTCACCTCACTGGCTTTGGGACCCAGTCCAAGGAACCCTGCAGCCTGGGGTGGCTCTGCCAGGGATGGCCCAGCAGTGCTAATGGAAGGTGTGGATGGGCCCAAGGATGCCATCGACGTGATTTACATCTTTACAGCTTTAATCCAATAGGCCAGGGCCCTAGCCAGCGGGGCAGCCATAGAGGAGGGCTACTACCAGCCACTGATGGAGCCtcccatggccccacctcagtccAAAGTGGGCAAACCAGAGCATCCCCACCTTTTTtggttgggatcctggaagcagaGGGACTACTTGTAAGCAGGGGCTGTGACCTAGCTTGTCATTCATCTGTCTTCCTTGCCCCTGGTAAAAACAGTCCACCAATCCCAAGCCCTCCCCATCCACCCCTCATTCATGGCTTAGAAAACTCAACTCCTGTTCCATTTCTCTGGGGCTCTGTCCTTGGTGGGGCCCAGGGTTTGGCTTGGTATGGGGCCTGGTGACTAGAAGACCTGTGCCATCCCCAGGGCTGGATGCAGGTACAGGATGGGGCATCTCCCAAAGTTGGTATCTTTGAAGGGGCAGCAGAGACATGGCTGGTTCTTCAGGCTCCTGGGTAAGAGGGCTGTGGTGGCATATAGGGGGGAGGGGCTGAAAAACCAAGAAGACAGGATGAGGGTCAGTGGGGTCATAGGAGCACAGGAAATAAATCTCCTCCCCCCCAAGGCATGAGGATCCACAGGGAAGAGCTGGTCTGGAGGTTTCCAGCTAGATGTGGAGGAAGTCTGGGAGAGGGAATCCTCAATGAGAGGCCAGGGAGGTTCTGGAGAGAGCTCAGGGGAGGTGGAGCAAGAACTCCAGATTGTTACTTACCAGCAGGGTTGTAGATAGGGGGCCCAGCTGGGTAGAGTGGATACTGAGGAGCAGGACCACTAGGCgggtacatgaagccaggctgtgGGGCTGCAGGGCCAGCTTTGGGGTCCGAAGGATATGGATATACTGGCTGCACTGGGATGCCTGTCATTGGGATCTCCTGCCCTAGATAGGGGACAAGGATGAGCACTCAGAGTTCTACCTCCCAAGAGAAGCCTCTGATCCCTGCCCGGGAAACCAAGATAAGCACCCCACCTGTGGCCTTTACCTCCCAAACCCTGCTTAACAAAGTTGAGTTGGGGGCTGAGTGCATGGCGCTTCTGGTCAACCTGTATTTTGCAAGATGACTCCCTAAGCAGGTGTCAGAGACCTCATGAACTGGGGAGTACAGGCAGGGAAATACCCCACTTGGGCAATGATCAGTTAGCTGCGGGGGCTGGTATCTGTAGCACCACCAAGGGTGTCTTCCTCAAGTCCTTCCCTCCCACACCAATCTCCCATATGGTGTCACTGTCCCCATGTCATTCAGGATTAGGCAAACATGCAGTCACATGCAACACTTAGACATGTATACCACTGTACACTGGAGCACACCCAATTAATGCTCACCACTTATAGACCATACTCTGTGCACTTACTGAGTCACTCGCCTACATAGACCCACTGTGCACTCCCCACTGTGACAGACTGCACTTCTGTGCATAGCTGAATATTCATGTGTGTGCACAAATGTGGACACAGTCCCACATTTCCACATACCCCAGGCACATTCTAGAACTCATGAGTTTACAAGAATATTTCCAGGTTTACACGCTGCCAGGGGAATTCACACAGAAACATACCCTACCACAAAATTCACCAATCCTTGACAGCTCCAGTGCCCACCATGGGACTCAGCCCAGGCTACCTCATGTCCATTTTGCCCAATACTGTGCATACCTTCAAATGGACTCTGGAGTTGCTGGCGCCGTCGGTACAGGTAGCAACAGGAACAGAGGAAGCAGCAGATGGTGGTAGCAACCACAGCAACAAATAGGATCACAGCAGAGGCGATGCCTGCTATGGTCTTGGGACTTTAGACAAAGAACAGGCCCGCTCACTTTCCAACATTTGCAGGAGGAGGACAAGGCTCCAACTCCTGGCCAGCAGGGGGCTACAGCATGCTAAGATTTGGAGTTTCTTGTGGGATTCTGCCCAGTCCTTGTAGAGCATATCTTAGGGACCTCCACTTCCCAGAAGGCAATGCTGCTTGGTTGGCTAATGTGAGGCATGCTGGGATTTGTAGTGTGCCCCTCCCCCAGGACTTTTATATCTACAACTTAATTGATTAGACTTATATGTTAAGCTGTAAAAAAGGCCGTAGGATATAAGCtaggactgtttttttttcccccctaactGCACTTCAGAAACTCTCCTTACATCTGTTCTATATATTAGCAGCCACCTTCAAAAGGAAGTTTGAAAACCACTAATTTTGGAGCTGagaaatagctcagtggtagagtgctttaggCTCAAGGTTGGGTTTCatctccagcatcacaaaaaagaaAACCATTAATTTGGACAATCCCCTTATTTTATGAAAGGAAACAATGACCCATAGAGGGCAAGTGTCTTCCCCACATCACATGGCTGGTAAGAAGCGgacctgggaatcaaacccaagcCTCCAGCCCTTTTGCCAGAGCTTCCACAAAGCTGCTCTGCATTCTGGTGCTAATCCCGAACAGTCGCTCCGCAGGATCCGGCAGAACCAAGAGGAGGCTTCAGAAGGAACCTGAAACACTCACCCCAGCCCAAGGCTGTGATGGTCACTAACATGCCTTTCTGGAGCTCCCACATCAGGACCACCCAACTGTGTCTCCAAGCTGAAGTCCTGGTGACTCCATTGAGCTAAGAATGTGGAGGTGcacaaagggaggaggcaggaagCCTGTTGAGAGGATGAAGGGGATCCGGGAGAGGTGGCAGGAGCTCACCTGAAGGCCAGGCAGTGCTTCTGTTGTCTCTCGGTGATAAGCAAGGTCAGGTCCCTGCAGCAGTACCGCTGGTAGCAAGTCCCGCAGCAGAAGGTGAAGAACTCGCAGTTAAAGCCCGGATGCCAGGAGCCATTCCGGTCCAGGTACCACAGGCAGTCCTCGCTGGCCAGCGCTGCGGGCAGGGGTCGGGGCGCCGCGGGCCACCAGGCCAGTTCAACTCCGCCGTCCTTAGCCCCACGCCCCTGGGGTTTCTAGCCCTCTGGCTCCGGGTTGACTCTTGTCCCCACCTGAGGGTTCCAGCTTCGGAACCCCGGAGGCCTTTCTCTAAAGCGAACCCAGGTGCCCAGGGCCAGCTGCCCAACGCCCAACTGCCCGGCGCTGTCTCCTCCCACTCGCTGGGGACCCCGCAGCATCCAGGGCGCGCAAGCCCGAGGGTCTCCCGGGAGCCCGGGCCGCGGCCCTCGGGTCGGCTCCTCCCCTTCCCCCGCCTCATCCCACCCACCCGCGCCTTGCCAGCCCTGCCTTACCCAGGGGAGCCCCCAGCACCAGGAGGGCGATCGCGGCGAGCGGTGCGGCCCGGCGGAGCCCCGCGGGCGGCATTGCGGAGGTTGAGAGCAGCCAGAGCTGGGCCGCCCAGAAAAGGTACCCGAGGAGGAAAAGCCAGCCGGCGGGAGCTGCGGCGGGCCCTGCCCGCGGCCAGGCCCGGGCTCCTCTCCCGCCTCCTCGGGGGCGGGCCCAGGCGCCCCGCCTGCGGTAACCCCACCCGCGCCGCTCGGCTCACAGCCCAGGCCCACCCACCAGCGACGCCCACTCAGCCCTGGCTGTAGAGTCGGGCGCCCCTCACCCTGTCCCTGGCACCGCAGTGGCTCCTCCCGTCGGAGCCACCATGGGCACAGCGGGCAGCTGGGCTCTACAGCCACGGAGGCCTGGCCTTGTCCTGGGCCCGCCCCCCGACTGGGTCCAATCATTATCCCGGAGCCTAGAAACCCTTATCCTGGTGCCACCTCCGA contains:
- the Shisa4 gene encoding protein shisa-4, which translates into the protein MPPAGLRRAAPLAAIALLVLGAPLALASEDCLWYLDRNGSWHPGFNCEFFTFCCGTCYQRYCCRDLTLLITERQQKHCLAFSPKTIAGIASAVILFVAVVATTICCFLCSCCYLYRRRQQLQSPFEGQEIPMTGIPVQPVYPYPSDPKAGPAAPQPGFMYPPSGPAPQYPLYPAGPPIYNPAAPPPYMPPQPSYPGA